The following are encoded together in the Neomonachus schauinslandi chromosome X, ASM220157v2, whole genome shotgun sequence genome:
- the FAM156B gene encoding protein FAM156A/FAM156B, giving the protein MDPVQKCNSTLIPESSPMSSEETSREVTAASPPSFSELLMMGLGDLKTSPGTRHPAPLPEGLLQQRYRDEKTLQERRWERAASPQRKRTLLGHVRRRHLDHVAPYRVERKARISSSGDRDPNRFRCECRYCQSHRPSVSGMPTERKGAPHPSSWDTLVQGLSGLTLSLGTSRPGLLPEGVLQQQEREEKLQLEMQQESKRMFQRLLKQWLKEN; this is encoded by the coding sequence ATGGATCCAGTCCAGAAATGTAACTCAACACTGATTCCTGAATCCTCCCCGATGAGCTCTGAAGAGACCTCCCGGGAAGTCACAGcagcctcccctccttccttctcagaaCTGCTAATGATGGGCCTCGGTGACCTCAAAACCAGTCCGGGCACCAGACACCCTGCCCCTCTGCCAGAGGGACTGCTCCAGCAGCGGTACAGGGATGAGAAAACCCTCCAAGAGAGGCGGTGGGAAAGGGCAGCGTCCCCTCAGAGGAAGAGAACACTTCTGGGGCACGTGAGACGGCGACACCTCGATCACGTGGCACCTTACCGGGTCGAGAGGAAGGCCAGGATCTCTTCCTCGGGGGATAGGGATCCGAACAGATTCCGATGTGAATGTCGATACTGCCAGAGCCATAGGCCCAGCGTCTCTGGGATGCCCACAGAGAGGAAAGGGGCCCCGCATCCTTCCTCCTGGGACACGCTGGTGCAGGGCCTCAGTGGCTTGACCCTCAGCCTGGGGACCAGCCGGCCCGGCCTTCTGCCCGAAGGGGTGCTCcaacagcaggagagagaggagaagctcCAACTGGAGATGCAGCAGGAAAGCAAAAGAATGTTCCAGAGGCTCCTGAAGCAGTGGttgaaagaaaactga